In the Tissierellales bacterium genome, TCATCAATTCCAAACCTTAACCTCAATACTTTTTGTTCTCTTGGGGTTAAGGTTTCTAAAACTTCCATAAGTTGTTCTCTCAACATGGTAAAAGTTGCTGCGTCTACTGGAGCTTGAACCTGTTCATCTTCAATAAAATCGCCTAATTGACTATCCTCTTCTTCTCCTATAGGAGTTTCCAATGACACTGGTTCCTCAGCAATCTTCATTATATCTCTAACCTTTTCTATTTCTAAATCCATCTCTGATGCTATTTCCTCAGGATTTGGATCTCTACCTAGATCTTGAACCAACTGTCTTTGAACTCGTACAAGTTTATTAATGGTTTCCACCATATGGACAGGAATTCTTATTGTCCTTGCTTGATCCGCAATAGCCCTAGTTATAGCTTGACGTATCCACCAGGTAGCATAGGTACTAAATTTATAACCTTTTTTATAATCAAATTTTTCTACAGCTTTCATAAGACCTAAATTACCTTCCTGAATTAAATCTAAAAATAGCATTCCTCTTCCAACGTATCGCTTAGCAATACTTACCACTAACCTTAAATTTGCTTCTGCCAACTCTTTCTTTGCTTCTTCATCGCCTTCTTCCATTCTTTTTGCCAATGCAACCTCTTCCTCTGCTGTAAGAAGTGGAATTTTCCCTATTTCCTTTAAATACATCCTAACGGGATCGTCTACATTTGTTCCTTTAGTAAGGGGTATACTTACCTTTTTATTTTTAGACTTTTCTTTATCCTCTTTAATTTCAATATTTTCTTCATATTCATTTTCATCTATTATATCAATACCTATATCTTCAAATTTTTCATATATATCATCTATTTGTTTAGAACTCAAGTCAATTTCCCCTAAACAGTCCATAATCTCTTTATAGGTAAACATGCCCCTCTTTTTACCTTCATCCATTAGTTTCTTAATTGCTTCCATCTTCTCTTCCTTAGTTTTTTTTGCATTCTGAGTCATTTAAACTCCCTCCCTTCAGCAAAACTATGAATGTAGTTTCAACTCCCTGTCTATTTTTAATAACTTCAGGCTCAATTCCTTTAATATCTTAACATCTCCTTCATCCTTTTCTTTCTTATTATCTATATCATGGATTTTTTTCATAATATTTTTTCTCTGAATCTTAAGTTTAGAATAATTTATAGTATCAATTAAATCTTCAATTAATTTATTAACAGAATCATTTGGTATAATAATGTCCATATTTAGTATTTCTATTACATTATCAATGTCTATACCTTTTGTACCCTTTAAATTTTCTACCAAATAATCTTTTTCTATAATATTTTCTTCTTCATACAAATCATATACAAGATTGCCAATCTCTCTACATTCTAAATTCATGAAATCCTTAGGCTTTATTAAAACATTAACCTTATTATATATATCCTTATTTTCAATAATTAACTTTATTAAACTTTTCTCCGCATTTAAATGAGCTGCCTCTAGAACAGATTCTACAGGGTTTATTTCCTTTTTAGTATTTCTATAATTGCTCTTACTATACTTATTCTGTGGTTTTTTTTGGATATTTATATTTCTACCATAAACTTCATTTTTAATAGCTTCTTTTGCTATCCCCGTATCCATAGAAACCTTATCCACATATGCATCTAGCTCAATAGGACTTTTTACTTTCTTAAGAACTTTAGCAATGTTTTTAGTAAACATTATCTTTTCTTCTACTATATCTAGATTATATTTTCTTTTATTTAAAAAGATTGTATAATCAATATAATTTAGGGCCTTGTCAATTAACTCTTCAAATTTGTCCTTTCCATATTTGTTGATATATTCATC is a window encoding:
- a CDS encoding toprim domain-containing protein, which translates into the protein LSKGYEETDIEKAGLISKRKKGNGYYDKFRDRIMFPIFDTKNRIIGFGGRVINDSKPKYINSPDTLIFIKGNNLYGLNLANKYSKRERVVLVEGYTDVISLFNNGIRYGVASLGTALTKNQARLLRRYGDNIYICYDSDEAGLKAAFKAINIFKEININAKIILLPKGEDPDEYINKYGKDKFEELIDKALNYIDYTIFLNKRKYNLDIVEEKIMFTKNIAKVLKKVKSPIELDAYVDKVSMDTGIAKEAIKNEVYGRNINIQKKPQNKYSKSNYRNTKKEINPVESVLEAAHLNAEKSLIKLIIENKDIYNKVNVLIKPKDFMNLECREIGNLVYDLYEEENIIEKDYLVENLKGTKGIDIDNVIEILNMDIIIPNDSVNKLIEDLIDTINYSKLKIQRKNIMKKIHDIDNKKEKDEGDVKILKELSLKLLKIDRELKLHS
- the rpoD gene encoding RNA polymerase sigma factor RpoD, with amino-acid sequence MTQNAKKTKEEKMEAIKKLMDEGKKRGMFTYKEIMDCLGEIDLSSKQIDDIYEKFEDIGIDIIDENEYEENIEIKEDKEKSKNKKVSIPLTKGTNVDDPVRMYLKEIGKIPLLTAEEEVALAKRMEEGDEEAKKELAEANLRLVVSIAKRYVGRGMLFLDLIQEGNLGLMKAVEKFDYKKGYKFSTYATWWIRQAITRAIADQARTIRIPVHMVETINKLVRVQRQLVQDLGRDPNPEEIASEMDLEIEKVRDIMKIAEEPVSLETPIGEEEDSQLGDFIEDEQVQAPVDAATFTMLREQLMEVLETLTPREQKVLRLRFGIDDGRARTLEEVGKEFDVTRERIRQIEAKALRKLKHPSRSKTLKDFLE